A genomic window from Chrysoperla carnea chromosome 3, inChrCarn1.1, whole genome shotgun sequence includes:
- the LOC123294810 gene encoding glycogen phosphorylase — MATPQSDIEKRKQISVRGIAGVENVTEVKKTFNRHLHYTLVKDRNVATPRDYYFALAHTVKDHLVSRWIRTQQYYYEKDPKRVYYLSLEYYMGRSLQNTMINIGIQGACDEALYQMGLDIEELEELEEDAGLGNGGLGRLAACFLDSMATLGLAAYGYGIRYEYGIFAQKIRNGEQIEEPDDWLRYGNPWEKARPEYMLPVNFYGHVETTPTGKKWVNTQIVFAMPYDNPIPGYNNNVVNTLRLWSAKSPIGFNLKFFNDGDYIQAVLDRNLAENISRVLYPNDNFFEGKELRLKQEYFMCAATLQDIIRRFKSSKFGTREPVRTNLDLFPDKVAIQLNDTHPSLAIPELMRILIDIEGLSWEKAWDITVRTCAYTNHTVLPEALERWPVSLLECILPRHMEIIYHINFLHLQEVEKKYPGDLDRMRRMSLIEEDGVKRVNMAHLSIVGSHAVNGVAWIHSEILKDDLFHDFYEMTPEKFQNKTNGITPRRWLLLCNPGLSDLICDKIGEEWPVHLDKLQGLKKFAKDPNFQRAIMKVKQENKLKLAQLLERDYNIKVNPASIFDIQVKRIHEYKRQLLNCLHIITMYNRIKKNPNAKITPRTIMIGGKAAPGYYTAKKIIKLICAVGNVVNNDPIVGDKLKVIYLENYRVTLAEKIIPAADLSEQISTAGTEASGTGNMKFMLNGALTIGTLDGANVEMAEEMGNENIFIFGMTVKEVEALRKKGYNSRTYYEANPEIKQCVDQIGNGFFSPNNPNEFKDIADILLNHDHYLLLADFDSYIKSQDRVSAVYQDQSKWLEMAIHNIASSGKFSSDRTIEEYGRDIWGVAPNYEKLPAPHEPRE; from the exons agAGTCTACTACCTATCACTCGAATATTACATGGGACGATCATTACAAAACACTATGATCAATATTGGAATCCAAGGTGCTTGCGATGAAGCTTTGTATCAAATGGGTTTGGATATTGAAGAATTAGAAGAACTTGAAGAAGATGCTGGTCTTGGAAATGGTGGTTTAGGACGTTTAGCTGCATGTTTCTTAGATTCAATGGCAACATTAGGTCTTGCCGCCTATGGATACGGTATTCGTTATGAATACGGtatttttgcacaaaaaattagaaatggGGAACAAATTGAAGAACCCGACGATTGGTTACGTTATGGTAACCCATGGGAAAAAGCTCGTCCTGAATATATGTTACCCGTTAATTTCTATGGGCATGTTGAAACTACACCCACTGGAAAGAAATGGGTTAACACTCAAATTGTTTTTGCTATGCCATACGATAATCCAATTCCTGGTTATAACAACAATGTTGTTAATACCCTTCGTTTATGGTCCGCAAAATCTCCAATTGGGTTCAATCTTAAATTCt TTAACGATGGTGATTATATTCAAGCTGTCTTGGATCGTAATTTGGCCGAGAACATTTCACGAGTTCTTTACCCCAATGATAATTTCTTCGAGGGTAAAGAATTACGTTTGAAACAAGAATACTTCATGTGCGCTGCTACATTACAAGATATTATTCGTCGTtttaaatcatcgaaatttGGTACCCGGGAACCAGTTCGTACTAATTTAGATTTATTCCCTGATAAAGTTGCCATACAATTGAATGACACACATCCATCACTTGCCATACCAGAATTAATGCGAATTCTTATTGATATTGAAGGATTATCGTGGGAGAAAGCATGGGATATTACTGTACGCACTTGTGCTTACACAAACCATACAGTTCTTCCAGAAGCTTTGGAACGGTGGCCTGTATCTTTGTTGGAATGTATTTTACCTAGACATATGGAAATTATATACCACATTAATTTCCTTCATTTACAAGAAGTTGAAAAGAAATATCCTGGTGATTTAGATCGAATGCGGCGTATGTCTTTGATTGAAGAGGACGGCGTTAAACGTGTTAATATGGCTCATTTATCTATTGTTGGATCCCATGCTGTTAATGGAGTTGCATGGATTCAttcagaaattttgaaagaTGATCT ATTCCATGACTTTTATGAAATGACACcagaaaaattccaaaacaaaacaaatggtATTACACCACGTCGTTGGTTATTGCTCTGTAATCCAGGATTGAGTGAtttaatttgtgataaaattggCGAAGAATGGCCAGTACATCTAGATAAATTACAAGGGttaaaaaaattcgcaaaagATCCAAATTTCCAACGTGCCATAATGAAAGTAAAACAagagaataaattaaaattagcacAATTACTTGAAAGAGATTACAATATTAAAGTTAATCCAGCGTCAATATTTGACATTCAAGTAAAACGTATTCATGAATATAAGCggcaattattaaattgtttgcaTATAATTACAATGTACAATCGAATTAAGAAAAATCCAAATGCCAAAATAACGCCACGAACCATAATGATTGGTGGTAAAGCTGCTCCAGGTTATTACACtgccaaaaaaattatcaaacttaTATGTGCCGTTGGAAACGTTGTAAACAATGATCCAATTGTTGGTGACAAATTAAAAGTAatctatttagaaaattatcgtGTTACATTGGCCGAAAAAATTATACCCGCCGCCGATTTAAGTGAACAAATCTCTACAGCTGGTACTGAAGCATCCGGTACCGGTAACATGAAATTCATGTTAAATGGCGCATTAACAATTGGTACCTTAGATGGGGCTAATGTTGAAATGGCTGAAGAAATGggcaatgaaaatatatttatatttggtaTGACGGTAAAAGAAGTCGAAGCGTTACGGAAAAAAGGATATAATTCACGAACATATTATGAAGCAAATCCAGAGATTAAACAATGTGTTGATCAAATTGGTAATGGATTCTTTAGTCCAAATAATCCAAATGAATTTAAAGATATtgctgatattttattaaatcacgaccattatttattattggctGATTTTGATTCTTATATTAAGAGTCAAGATCGCGTCAGTGCTGTTTATCAA gatcAAAGTAAATGGCTCGAAATGGCAATCCATAACATAGCATCATCTGGCAAATTCTCAAGTGATCGAACAATCGAAGAATATGGACGTGATATTTGGGGTGTAGCTCCAAATTACGAAAAACTTCCAGCACCTCATGAACCACGTGAATAA